Proteins from a genomic interval of Afifella aestuarii:
- the aceA gene encoding isocitrate lyase → MTDFQSLLPNAPADRYEGIERPYTAEDVKRLRGSLKIEYSVAEHCANRLWKLLHEDDFVNALGALSGNQAMQMVRAGLKAIYLSGWQVAADANVAGAMYPDQSLYPANSGPELARKINRTFQRADQIETSEGKHSVDTWYAPIVADAEAGFGGPLNAFEIMKAYIEAGAAGVHFEDQLASEKKCGHLGGKVLIPTAAHIRNLTAARLAADVCGVPSLVIARTDAEAAKLLTSDIDERDRPFVDYDAGRTAEGFYRVQNGLEPCIARAIAYAPYCDLIWCETSKPDLEQAKRFAEGVRKAHPDKMLAYNCSPSFNWEKNLDKETIAKFQRELGAMGYKFQFITLAGFHQLNFGMFELARGYKDRQMAAYSELQQAEFAAESVGYTATRHQREVGTGYFDAVSMAITGGLSSTTAMGESTESAQFHSGEEKAQTRAA, encoded by the coding sequence ATGACCGATTTTCAGAGCCTTCTTCCGAACGCTCCGGCCGATCGCTACGAGGGGATCGAGCGGCCCTATACCGCAGAGGATGTGAAGCGGCTGCGCGGATCTCTGAAGATCGAGTATTCGGTGGCCGAGCACTGCGCCAACCGGTTGTGGAAGCTTCTCCATGAAGACGACTTCGTCAATGCTCTCGGCGCGCTCTCCGGCAACCAGGCCATGCAGATGGTGCGTGCAGGCCTGAAAGCCATCTACCTTTCCGGCTGGCAGGTCGCGGCCGACGCCAATGTCGCCGGCGCCATGTATCCCGACCAGTCGCTCTACCCGGCCAATTCCGGCCCGGAGCTCGCCCGCAAGATCAACCGGACCTTCCAGCGCGCCGACCAGATCGAGACGTCCGAAGGCAAGCATTCGGTCGACACCTGGTACGCCCCGATCGTCGCCGACGCGGAAGCCGGCTTCGGCGGCCCGCTCAACGCCTTCGAGATCATGAAGGCCTATATCGAGGCCGGCGCGGCTGGCGTGCATTTCGAGGATCAGCTCGCGTCTGAAAAGAAGTGCGGCCATCTCGGCGGCAAGGTCCTGATCCCGACGGCGGCCCATATCCGCAACCTGACGGCGGCGCGTCTTGCGGCCGATGTCTGCGGCGTGCCGAGCCTCGTCATCGCCCGCACGGATGCGGAAGCGGCGAAGCTTCTCACCTCCGACATCGACGAGCGCGACCGGCCCTTCGTCGATTACGACGCCGGCCGCACGGCGGAAGGCTTCTACCGGGTGCAGAACGGGCTCGAGCCCTGCATCGCGCGCGCCATCGCTTACGCCCCTTACTGCGACCTCATCTGGTGCGAGACGTCGAAGCCCGACCTCGAACAGGCGAAGCGCTTCGCCGAAGGCGTGCGCAAGGCGCATCCGGATAAGATGCTGGCCTACAATTGCTCGCCCTCGTTCAACTGGGAGAAGAATCTCGACAAAGAGACCATCGCCAAGTTCCAGCGCGAGCTCGGTGCGATGGGCTACAAATTCCAGTTCATCACGCTCGCCGGCTTCCACCAGCTGAACTTCGGCATGTTCGAGCTCGCCCGCGGCTACAAGGATCGCCAGATGGCGGCCTATTCGGAGCTGCAGCAGGCAGAATTTGCGGCGGAATCCGTCGGCTACACGGCGACCCGCCACCAGCGCGAAGTCGGCACCGGCTATTTCGACGCCGTGTCGATGGCGATCACGGGCGGCCTGTCGTCGACCACGGCCATGGGCGAATCGACGGAATCCGCTCAGTTCCACTCCGGGGAGGAGAAGGCCCAAACGCGCGCGGCGTGA
- a CDS encoding short-chain fatty acyl-CoA regulator family protein — protein MAERKIFAGPRIRRVRNGLGLTQADMAEALGISSSYLNLIERNQRPLTVQVLLKLQAAFKISASELKLDEEGVDLDALKAVFADPLLAAEVPSPSELEEVAEAAPNVVRGISRLYEAYMEGAGRLSELSQLLAEGGEIRTEMGARLPFDRVATWFEEAGPWFPELEETAAALAEELTPRDDPFAALKAHLRERHGIDLRILPAHALPDERARFDRHSMRFFIAESVPLVDRAWLVALQVAYSGHTPLLNKLAAQAAPKDTESQRLLRAGFARRLADAILIPAPRLAAAAREFRFDLAGLSQRFQTRNARIMARLAALAGNPEGDVDEAALVVLDGAGTVITRIRGAGFPFARFGAACGRLPIFDRRTESGVLAARLSFPDGATFFALAMRESEALADKTLPPPLRATLLVFPERFAEATVYDFVRSAPARPVGVTCRLCEREGCAHRAQPPATRPASLHDYRIGKSDREIP, from the coding sequence GTGGCGGAACGCAAGATATTCGCAGGTCCGCGCATCAGGCGCGTCAGAAACGGCCTCGGCCTGACCCAGGCCGACATGGCCGAAGCCCTCGGCATCTCTTCGAGCTACCTGAATCTCATCGAGCGCAACCAGCGGCCTCTGACCGTGCAGGTGCTGTTGAAGCTGCAGGCGGCGTTCAAGATCAGCGCGAGCGAGCTCAAGCTCGACGAGGAGGGGGTCGATCTCGACGCTCTCAAGGCGGTGTTCGCCGATCCGCTTCTGGCCGCGGAAGTGCCGAGCCCGTCGGAGCTGGAAGAGGTGGCGGAGGCGGCGCCCAACGTGGTGCGCGGCATCTCGCGTCTCTACGAAGCCTATATGGAAGGGGCCGGGCGGCTTTCGGAACTGTCGCAGCTTCTGGCCGAAGGCGGCGAGATCCGCACCGAGATGGGCGCGCGGCTGCCCTTCGACCGGGTCGCGACCTGGTTCGAGGAGGCGGGGCCGTGGTTTCCCGAACTCGAGGAGACCGCAGCAGCGCTGGCGGAGGAGCTGACCCCGCGCGACGATCCCTTCGCCGCCTTGAAGGCGCATCTGCGCGAGCGCCACGGCATCGATCTCAGGATCCTGCCCGCCCATGCGCTGCCGGACGAGCGCGCCCGCTTCGATCGCCATTCGATGCGCTTCTTCATCGCCGAATCCGTGCCGCTCGTCGATCGCGCCTGGCTCGTTGCGCTGCAGGTCGCCTATTCCGGCCATACGCCGCTTTTGAACAAGCTCGCCGCCCAGGCCGCGCCGAAGGATACCGAATCGCAGCGTCTCCTGCGGGCGGGCTTCGCGCGTCGTCTTGCCGACGCGATCCTGATCCCGGCCCCGCGCCTTGCCGCGGCGGCGCGCGAATTCCGCTTCGATCTCGCCGGGCTCAGCCAGCGCTTCCAGACCCGCAATGCCCGCATCATGGCGCGCCTTGCAGCCCTTGCCGGCAATCCGGAGGGCGACGTCGACGAGGCCGCCCTCGTCGTGCTCGACGGCGCCGGCACCGTGATCACGCGCATCCGAGGCGCGGGTTTTCCCTTTGCCCGTTTCGGAGCCGCTTGCGGGCGCCTGCCGATTTTCGACCGGCGGACGGAAAGCGGCGTGCTCGCCGCTCGCCTGTCCTTTCCCGACGGGGCGACCTTCTTCGCGCTCGCCATGCGGGAATCCGAAGCGCTTGCCGACAAGACGCTGCCGCCGCCTTTGCGGGCGACGCTTCTCGTCTTCCCCGAGCGTTTCGCCGAGGCGACCGTCTATGATTTCGTTCGCTCCGCCCCGGCCCGGCCCGTCGGCGTGACCTGCCGGCTGTGCGAACGGGAAGGCTGCGCCCATCGCGCCCAGCCGCCGGCGACCCGGCCAGCGAGCTTGCACGATTACCGCATCGGCAAATCCGACCGGGAGATCCCTTGA
- a CDS encoding polyamine ABC transporter substrate-binding protein, whose translation MFRALCLVSTLAIVAASGSPALAQDEEKVVNVYNWSDYIDESILEDFTKETGIKVVYDVYDSNEILETKLLSGGTGYDVVLPSASPFLAREIQAGAMQKLDKSKLPNLSHVWDTIAERVSKYDPDNEYSVNYMWGTTGIGYNVDMINERMPDAPVNSWDMVFDPDVISKFQDCGVYMLDAPTEMIPAALNYLGLDPNSTKPDDIDKAEELLKSVRPYIQKFHSSAYIDSLANGDICMAVGWSGDVFQAIDAEAEGINVKYVIPKEGAQMWFDQMSIPADAPHPDNAHAFINYILRPDVIAKASNYVFYANGNKDSQQYLDEEIIGDPAIYPPKDVMDKLYTVDPYNPKAQRLITRAWTSVKTGQ comes from the coding sequence TTGTTCAGAGCTCTTTGTCTCGTCTCCACCCTGGCGATCGTCGCTGCCTCCGGCAGTCCGGCCTTGGCCCAGGACGAGGAGAAAGTCGTCAACGTCTACAATTGGTCGGACTATATCGACGAATCCATCCTTGAAGATTTCACCAAGGAAACCGGCATCAAGGTCGTCTACGACGTCTACGATTCCAACGAGATCCTGGAAACCAAACTGCTCTCCGGCGGCACGGGCTACGATGTGGTCCTGCCGTCCGCCTCGCCGTTTCTCGCCCGCGAGATCCAGGCCGGCGCCATGCAGAAGCTCGACAAGTCGAAGCTCCCCAATCTCAGCCATGTCTGGGACACGATTGCCGAGCGGGTATCGAAATACGATCCCGACAACGAATACTCGGTCAATTACATGTGGGGCACGACCGGCATCGGCTACAATGTCGATATGATCAACGAGCGCATGCCCGATGCGCCGGTCAATTCCTGGGATATGGTCTTCGACCCTGACGTCATCTCGAAGTTTCAGGATTGCGGCGTCTACATGCTCGACGCGCCGACAGAGATGATCCCGGCCGCCCTCAACTATCTCGGTCTCGATCCGAATTCGACGAAGCCGGACGACATCGACAAGGCGGAAGAGTTGTTGAAGTCCGTGCGCCCTTACATTCAGAAGTTCCACTCCTCCGCCTATATCGATTCTCTCGCCAACGGCGACATCTGCATGGCCGTCGGCTGGTCGGGCGATGTCTTTCAGGCGATCGATGCGGAGGCCGAAGGGATCAACGTCAAATACGTGATCCCGAAGGAGGGCGCGCAGATGTGGTTCGACCAGATGTCGATCCCGGCCGACGCGCCGCATCCCGACAACGCTCATGCCTTCATCAATTACATCCTGCGTCCCGATGTCATCGCCAAGGCATCGAACTATGTCTTCTATGCCAACGGCAACAAGGATTCGCAGCAATATCTCGATGAAGAGATCATCGGCGATCCGGCGATCTATCCGCCGAAGGACGTGATGGACAAGCTCTACACGGTCGACCCGTACAATCCGAAGGCGCAGCGGCTCATCACGCGCGCCTGGACGAGCGTCAAGACCGGGCAGTAA
- a CDS encoding ABC transporter ATP-binding protein produces the protein MAKMLGPVRRAFQPWNDPSQPPFIEFRNVTKRFGDFTAVDNQSITVYEREFYALLGPSGCGKTTLLRMLAGFEEPSEGEIFLDGRPLTGVPPHKRPVNMMFQSYALFPHMNVADNIAFGLKQEGMAKADMAVRVDEMLRLVKLQDFARRKPAQLSGGQQQRVALARALAKRPKVLLLDEPLGALDKKLREETQFELTDLQESLGLTFLIVTHDQEEAMTMADRIAVMDHGRVIQVATPAVIYEAPASRYIADFVGDVNIFEGRIAHLENGGLTMTTAAGFTVEVAEMPQGVARPQAGETIWFAIRPEKMVISHERPPNATTNLIEGEVWDIGYLGDVSIYNIKLDSGDVVRATRLNASREVERPLTWEDRVFLSWRPDAGTVLVR, from the coding sequence ATGGCCAAAATGCTCGGGCCCGTGAGGCGCGCTTTTCAGCCGTGGAACGATCCGAGTCAGCCGCCCTTCATCGAATTCAGGAACGTCACCAAACGCTTCGGCGATTTCACCGCCGTCGACAACCAGTCGATCACCGTCTACGAGCGCGAATTCTATGCCCTGCTCGGGCCATCCGGTTGCGGCAAGACCACCTTGTTGCGGATGCTGGCCGGCTTCGAGGAGCCGAGCGAGGGCGAGATTTTTCTGGATGGCCGGCCGTTGACGGGCGTGCCGCCGCACAAGCGGCCCGTCAACATGATGTTCCAGTCCTACGCGCTCTTCCCGCATATGAACGTTGCCGACAACATCGCCTTCGGCTTGAAGCAGGAGGGGATGGCGAAGGCCGATATGGCGGTGCGCGTCGACGAGATGCTGCGCCTCGTCAAATTGCAGGATTTCGCCCGCCGCAAGCCGGCGCAATTGTCCGGCGGCCAGCAGCAGCGCGTGGCGCTCGCCCGCGCGCTCGCCAAACGTCCGAAAGTGCTGCTTCTCGACGAGCCGCTCGGCGCGCTCGACAAGAAGCTGCGCGAGGAGACGCAGTTCGAGCTGACCGACCTGCAGGAGAGCCTGGGCCTCACCTTTCTCATCGTCACGCATGACCAGGAAGAGGCGATGACCATGGCCGACCGCATCGCCGTCATGGATCATGGCCGCGTCATCCAGGTGGCGACGCCGGCCGTCATCTACGAGGCGCCGGCCTCGCGCTACATCGCCGATTTCGTCGGCGACGTGAACATTTTCGAAGGCCGCATCGCGCATCTGGAAAATGGTGGCCTGACCATGACGACGGCGGCCGGCTTTACGGTCGAAGTGGCGGAGATGCCGCAAGGCGTGGCCCGCCCGCAGGCCGGCGAGACGATCTGGTTCGCCATCCGCCCCGAAAAGATGGTGATCAGCCACGAGCGGCCGCCAAACGCCACCACCAATCTCATCGAAGGCGAAGTCTGGGATATCGGTTATCTCGGCGATGTCTCGATCTACAACATCAAGCTCGATTCCGGCGACGTGGTGCGCGCGACGCGGCTCAACGCCTCGCGCGAAGTGGAGCGTCCGCTCACTTGGGAGGACCGGGTCTTCCTTTCCTGGCGGCCGGACGCCGGCACCGTTCTGGTGCGATAG
- a CDS encoding ABC transporter permease subunit encodes MHALRSFFARRIVIAIPYLWLAVFFLAPFLIVLKISFSATAIAMPPYTPVFDGLATLWERAKDLSFDNYVWLTEDALYIKAYLSSVKIALISTAITLLIGYPLALAMARAPDRIRPLLLMAIILPFWTSFLIRVYAWIGILKPEGLLNQLLLSLGVIDQPLTIINTDWAVYIGIVYSYLPFMVLPLYATLEKMDYRLIEAANDLGATPLGAFWKITVPLSVPGILAGSLLVFIPAVGEFVIPDLLGGSDTLMIGRTLWVEFFYNRDWPVASAVAIVLLLLLVVPIVIFQKMQQRASS; translated from the coding sequence ATGCACGCTTTGCGCAGCTTTTTCGCCCGCCGCATCGTCATCGCCATTCCGTATCTGTGGCTCGCCGTCTTCTTTCTGGCGCCGTTTCTGATCGTCCTGAAGATCTCGTTTTCAGCGACCGCGATCGCCATGCCGCCCTATACGCCGGTCTTCGACGGGCTGGCGACGCTTTGGGAGAGGGCGAAGGATCTCTCCTTCGACAATTACGTCTGGCTGACGGAGGATGCGCTTTACATCAAAGCCTATCTCTCCTCGGTCAAGATCGCGCTCATTTCGACGGCGATCACGCTCCTTATCGGCTATCCTCTGGCGCTTGCCATGGCGCGTGCGCCGGACCGCATCCGCCCGCTCCTCTTGATGGCGATCATCCTGCCGTTTTGGACCTCGTTTCTGATCCGCGTCTATGCCTGGATCGGCATCCTGAAGCCCGAGGGTCTGTTGAACCAGCTGCTTCTGTCGCTCGGCGTCATCGACCAGCCCCTCACCATCATCAACACGGATTGGGCCGTCTATATCGGCATCGTCTATTCCTATCTGCCCTTCATGGTGCTGCCGCTCTACGCCACCTTGGAGAAGATGGATTACCGGCTGATCGAGGCCGCGAACGATCTCGGCGCGACGCCGCTCGGGGCTTTTTGGAAGATCACCGTGCCTTTGTCGGTGCCGGGCATTCTGGCGGGTTCGCTCCTCGTCTTCATTCCGGCAGTCGGCGAATTCGTCATCCCGGATCTTCTCGGCGGCTCCGACACGTTGATGATCGGGCGCACGCTCTGGGTCGAGTTCTTCTACAATCGCGACTGGCCGGTCGCGAGCGCGGTTGCGATCGTGCTCCTGCTGCTCCTCGTCGTGCCGATCGTCATTTTCCAGAAGATGCAGCAGAGGGCGTCGAGCTGA
- a CDS encoding ABC transporter permease produces MRRFTSFNLVALVFGLAFLYLPILILIIYSFNASRIVTVWGGFSTRWYVELMHNQSILDAAWVTLRVGLLSATLATFLGTLAGLALVRGGRFWGRTLFSGMVFAPLVMPEVITGLSLLLLFVAVNFDRGFWTVTIAHITFSMCFVAVVVQSRLLSFDRSLEEAALDLGATPVKTFFAVTLPLIAPAVVAGWMLAFSLSLDDLVIASFTTGPGATTLPMKIYSQVRRGVTPEINAVCTILVALVTLGVLTASILGKARAPARAP; encoded by the coding sequence ATGCGCCGCTTCACATCCTTCAATCTGGTCGCGCTCGTCTTCGGCCTCGCCTTCCTCTATCTGCCGATCCTCATTCTGATCATCTATTCGTTCAATGCCTCGCGCATCGTCACCGTCTGGGGCGGGTTTTCGACGCGCTGGTATGTCGAGCTCATGCACAATCAGAGCATTCTCGATGCGGCATGGGTAACGTTGCGTGTGGGGCTTTTGTCCGCGACGCTCGCCACCTTCCTCGGCACGCTTGCAGGACTCGCGCTCGTGCGCGGGGGTCGTTTTTGGGGGCGCACGCTCTTCTCCGGCATGGTCTTCGCGCCTCTCGTCATGCCGGAGGTGATCACCGGCCTGTCGCTCCTGCTTCTCTTCGTGGCGGTCAATTTCGACCGCGGCTTCTGGACGGTGACGATCGCGCATATCACCTTCTCGATGTGCTTCGTCGCCGTCGTCGTGCAGTCGCGGCTTCTCTCCTTCGACCGCTCCTTGGAAGAGGCGGCGCTCGATCTCGGGGCGACGCCGGTGAAGACCTTCTTTGCCGTCACGCTGCCCTTGATTGCGCCTGCCGTCGTCGCCGGCTGGATGCTCGCCTTCTCGCTCTCGCTCGACGATCTCGTCATTGCGAGTTTCACGACCGGCCCGGGCGCCACCACCTTGCCGATGAAGATCTACAGCCAGGTCCGCCGCGGCGTGACGCCCGAGATCAACGCGGTGTGCACCATCCTCGTGGCGCTGGTGACGCTGGGCGTACTGACGGCCTCGATCCTCGGCAAGGCCCGCGCCCCGGCGCGGGCTCCATAG
- a CDS encoding AsmA family protein, translating into MMRRLLIALGLLVVLVGGLAFLASQLVSPEDVKRRVAEQISAWTGREVSLEGEAVITLLPRLSVKLKDVEIAGPPGDDTPFVQMAFLKASVRLLPLLIGEVEIEDFTIVAPVISLRRAADGAESWDFDTSAAALQLAFAGDVRLGSFVIENGRIVYSDELSGRREVFSKVNLNLQWDSVRKPIEVSGRFVRHGEEMRITASAQQPYRFIRAGETTLNLDVQAKSLNASFSGTVRDPRDPHLLGRLALNLEDAPTVLSWFSNRYAEASPFQTIRLDSDADIAGNMATFSDATLNLNGVSGKGALRLDFTGTPSMSGTLAFPSFDTTPVLHHLFSVDDGEAPAILKTRLTTGWLDDFKADLRVSAGEVRVDAARLHQVGASLLVQNGHALLTIGEAELSGGRLSGNITLDVDDGLPRLQTALRAHELKTAGLTSMLGTAPIEGTADIMVELTGSGEDVGAMLQTATGRLTVDAKNGRLPYLDLEAAAKAPEGGAQPLLKATASTPFTQLKAGLTFADGQCELTDGLVETSRYTASLAGEIGLHDRRLDLSGTLTPKTDQPAIPVDIIGTLASPELTSSAPASN; encoded by the coding sequence ATGATGCGGCGGCTGCTTATCGCCCTCGGCCTCCTGGTCGTTCTCGTGGGCGGGCTGGCATTCCTCGCTAGCCAACTCGTCTCGCCCGAAGACGTCAAGCGTCGGGTCGCCGAGCAGATATCGGCCTGGACCGGGCGGGAAGTCTCGCTCGAGGGCGAAGCCGTCATCACGCTCCTGCCGCGCCTCAGCGTCAAGCTCAAGGATGTGGAGATCGCCGGACCTCCGGGCGACGACACGCCTTTCGTCCAGATGGCCTTCCTCAAAGCCTCGGTGCGCCTCCTGCCGCTTCTCATCGGCGAGGTCGAGATCGAGGATTTCACCATCGTCGCTCCCGTCATTTCGTTGCGCCGTGCCGCCGACGGGGCGGAGAGCTGGGATTTCGACACGAGTGCCGCCGCGCTGCAACTGGCCTTTGCCGGCGATGTGCGCCTCGGTTCCTTCGTCATCGAGAACGGGCGTATCGTCTACAGCGACGAACTAAGCGGACGCCGCGAGGTCTTCTCCAAGGTCAACCTCAATCTGCAATGGGACAGCGTCAGGAAACCGATCGAAGTTTCCGGCCGCTTCGTGCGGCATGGCGAAGAGATGCGCATCACCGCCTCCGCCCAGCAGCCCTACCGCTTCATCCGGGCCGGCGAAACGACGCTCAATCTCGATGTGCAGGCGAAAAGCCTCAACGCCTCCTTCAGCGGGACCGTGCGCGACCCGCGCGATCCGCATCTCCTCGGCAGGCTCGCCCTCAACCTCGAAGACGCACCCACAGTGCTCTCCTGGTTCAGCAACCGTTATGCCGAAGCCTCGCCCTTTCAGACCATTCGCCTCGATAGCGACGCCGACATCGCCGGCAATATGGCGACGTTTTCCGATGCCACCCTCAATCTGAACGGCGTTTCGGGCAAGGGCGCCCTGCGGCTCGATTTCACCGGCACGCCGTCCATGTCCGGGACGCTCGCCTTCCCCTCCTTCGATACGACGCCGGTCCTGCATCATCTCTTCAGCGTCGACGACGGCGAGGCGCCGGCGATCCTCAAGACGCGCCTCACCACCGGCTGGCTCGACGATTTCAAGGCCGATCTTCGCGTCTCGGCCGGCGAAGTCCGGGTCGATGCGGCCCGCCTGCATCAGGTCGGGGCATCGCTTCTCGTCCAGAACGGCCACGCCCTTCTGACGATCGGCGAGGCGGAGCTTTCTGGGGGGCGCCTCAGCGGCAACATCACCCTCGATGTGGATGACGGCCTGCCGCGTCTGCAGACCGCTTTGCGCGCCCACGAGCTCAAGACCGCGGGCCTCACCTCCATGCTCGGCACCGCGCCGATCGAGGGGACGGCCGATATCATGGTCGAATTGACCGGCTCCGGAGAAGATGTCGGCGCCATGCTGCAGACCGCGACCGGGCGCCTCACTGTCGACGCCAAGAACGGCCGCCTGCCGTATCTCGACCTCGAAGCTGCAGCCAAAGCGCCTGAAGGCGGGGCACAGCCGCTCCTCAAGGCAACCGCAAGCACGCCCTTCACGCAGCTCAAGGCGGGCCTCACCTTTGCCGACGGGCAGTGTGAACTCACCGACGGCCTGGTGGAGACGTCGCGCTACACCGCCTCGCTTGCCGGCGAGATCGGTCTTCATGACCGTCGCCTCGACCTGTCCGGAACGCTCACGCCGAAGACGGATCAGCCGGCGATCCCGGTCGACATCATCGGCACGCTGGCAAGCCCGGAGCTGACCTCGAGCGCGCCCGCCTCGAACTGA
- a CDS encoding acetoacetate--CoA ligase, with protein MNDTPLWKPDPAKAEATPMARFRKTAAEAAAGEELGDYHALHAWSVRDPAAFWNAIWDHCGVIGEKGERILESAEAMPGAAFFPDARLNFAENLLKRKGAEDALVFRGEDKVRRRLSWDDLRGLVSRLQQAMRDAGIGKGDPVAAMMPNMPETIAAMLAASSLGAIWSSCSPDFGEGGVLDRFGQIEPKLLIVCDGYWYNGKKIEVADKLAKIAEKLPTAAKVVIVPYLDQAEEVAKRVPRGVALGDFIASFEAQEPTFERLPFNHPLYVLFSSGTTGIPKCIVHGAGGTLLQHLKEHRLHCSITPGEKLFYFTTCGWMMWNWLVSGLACDATLLLYDGSPFYPDGNALFDYAAEEKMAIFGTSAKFIDAVRKAGLKPATSHDLSALRMMTSTGSPLAPENFDFVYEAIKKDMHLASISGGTDIVSCFVLGIPTEPVWRGEIQGPGLGMAVDVWDEDGQPVKGAKGELVCTKPFPSMPVMFWNDPDGIKYQSAYFDRFPGVWCHGDFAEWTEHGGIVIHGRSDATLNPGGVRIGTAEIYNQVEKLPEILEALAIGQTYDDDVRIVLFVRLAEGVELDAEMTKRIKQQIRDGASPRHVPQKIVQVADIPRTKSGKITELAVRDIVHGRDVKNLEALANPEALDLFRDIEELRK; from the coding sequence ATGAACGATACGCCTTTGTGGAAACCCGATCCGGCCAAGGCCGAGGCGACGCCCATGGCGCGCTTCCGCAAAACCGCTGCCGAGGCGGCGGCGGGCGAAGAACTCGGTGACTATCACGCTTTGCACGCCTGGTCGGTGCGTGATCCTGCCGCTTTCTGGAACGCGATCTGGGATCATTGCGGCGTCATCGGCGAAAAGGGCGAACGGATCCTGGAAAGCGCCGAGGCGATGCCGGGGGCGGCCTTCTTCCCGGATGCGCGGCTGAATTTCGCCGAGAACCTCTTAAAGCGGAAAGGCGCCGAGGATGCCCTCGTCTTCCGCGGCGAAGACAAGGTGAGGCGGCGGCTCTCCTGGGACGATCTTCGCGGCCTCGTCTCGCGCCTGCAGCAGGCAATGCGCGACGCCGGCATCGGCAAGGGCGACCCGGTGGCGGCGATGATGCCAAACATGCCGGAAACGATCGCCGCCATGCTGGCGGCAAGCTCGCTCGGAGCGATCTGGTCGTCCTGCTCGCCGGATTTCGGCGAGGGTGGCGTTCTCGACCGCTTCGGGCAGATCGAGCCGAAGCTCCTCATCGTCTGCGACGGCTATTGGTACAACGGCAAGAAGATCGAGGTGGCCGACAAGCTCGCCAAGATCGCCGAGAAACTTCCAACGGCCGCAAAGGTCGTGATCGTGCCCTATCTCGATCAGGCCGAGGAGGTGGCGAAACGTGTGCCGCGGGGCGTCGCGCTCGGTGATTTCATCGCCTCTTTCGAGGCGCAGGAGCCGACCTTCGAGCGCCTGCCCTTCAACCACCCCCTCTATGTGCTCTTTTCCTCCGGCACGACGGGCATTCCGAAATGCATCGTCCACGGGGCGGGCGGCACGCTTTTGCAGCATCTGAAGGAGCATCGGCTGCATTGCTCGATCACACCGGGCGAGAAGCTTTTTTACTTCACCACCTGCGGCTGGATGATGTGGAACTGGCTCGTCTCGGGGCTCGCCTGCGATGCGACGCTCCTCCTCTACGACGGCTCTCCCTTCTATCCCGACGGCAACGCGCTCTTTGATTATGCCGCCGAAGAGAAGATGGCGATCTTCGGCACGTCGGCGAAATTCATCGATGCTGTGCGCAAGGCGGGGCTTAAGCCTGCAACCTCGCACGATCTGTCGGCCCTGCGCATGATGACCTCGACCGGCTCGCCGCTCGCGCCGGAGAATTTCGATTTCGTCTACGAGGCGATCAAAAAGGATATGCATCTCGCCTCGATTTCCGGCGGCACCGACATCGTCTCCTGCTTCGTCCTCGGCATTCCGACCGAGCCCGTCTGGCGCGGCGAGATCCAGGGACCGGGTCTCGGCATGGCGGTCGATGTGTGGGACGAGGACGGCCAGCCCGTGAAGGGAGCCAAGGGCGAACTCGTCTGCACGAAACCCTTTCCGTCGATGCCGGTGATGTTCTGGAACGATCCCGACGGGATCAAATACCAGTCCGCCTATTTCGACCGCTTTCCGGGCGTGTGGTGCCATGGCGACTTTGCCGAATGGACCGAGCATGGCGGCATCGTCATCCATGGCCGCTCCGACGCGACGCTCAATCCGGGCGGCGTCCGGATCGGCACGGCGGAGATCTACAATCAGGTCGAAAAGCTGCCGGAGATCCTGGAGGCGCTCGCCATCGGTCAGACCTATGACGACGATGTGCGCATCGTTCTCTTCGTCAGGCTGGCGGAGGGCGTCGAACTCGATGCGGAGATGACGAAGCGCATCAAGCAGCAGATCCGCGACGGGGCCTCGCCCCGCCATGTTCCGCAGAAGATCGTCCAGGTCGCCGACATTCCGCGCACGAAATCGGGAAAGATCACCGAACTTGCCGTGCGCGACATCGTTCACGGCCGCGACGTGAAGAATCTCGAGGCGCTCGCCAATCCCGAAGCGCTCGATCTCTTCCGCGATATCGAGGAACTTCGAAAGTAG